The following coding sequences are from one Triticum aestivum cultivar Chinese Spring chromosome 5A, IWGSC CS RefSeq v2.1, whole genome shotgun sequence window:
- the LOC123104078 gene encoding uncharacterized protein translates to MENLFMQVFERRDWVTGQMRQQVDSHAESLACAFLAAGHRPPPWLLPSCAAGPQELNGKPIVPGLLFAGSQITTPATNRTVFQPPAVPSISLRNVVVPDGYAGLDTICDTMDTNQHEVPQQKQVSVDQEIVEANSDVNMFSVVKRSRSRQRHIEDRSREKGQATNSGTSDVMQDRMQRSELATAGSNETTASLSSKPCGDGENNAGTMASLPGQEKGFYANQDRSTEFVKCSKDGDLGNQGVQLDCSQNQIVSYDNNVKVSVRSSFEVQVTSSVCHALPETYLSVEPKKLQFDGVESVCMNSASEQTMQQPVCALEGANLDLAEAHPLNEDPSSTSYSQVPRSTGRLLLDGVESGYLNPDSAPVKQQQKSALECAILDLTGVHSGKEDQSPTTLLEVPNPTGILLVERDTLHTAEDTERLTRPDSSSHRIITRSSVSFEQQCSDSHVSHPPYSETLQSPTQLGDTIFGAPASSQILPDSLLEEADSEDLSHSPVIEVDNQCSQLESTECPEQLQLQTVEDTERIMRPDSSSDQIITRSSVSSEQQFSDSHVSHPPYSDTLQSPTPLADTSFGVPASSQILPDSLLEEADSEDLSHSPVNDVDNECSHLESAECPEQVQSQTIEDTERMTRPDSSSDRIITRSSVSFEQQCSDSHVSHPPYSETLQSPTQLADTSFGVHASSQILLGSLLEKADSEDLSHLPVNDVDNHGSQLESAECPEQLQPQTSPLGDAYKTSLSPYEIQSNDTHSNGCAVVNVSVSEENHLSQEQHLLARTSLEFKETDVETPFGHASPVTQNETLNVKAAYDGVNCRSGKLDDVQVKLSALTKACNISVSNKKDECAVPEVMSSASARRTGEMHSTERNSMTSAEDLQQNGTEQKTSFLENAVKENVNSCTAENDKRKFSQPSVQYLLRSAASHEKINLLKSDRSSAACDQKRSVQDGVKGNDSLSSKRRRIRRRSDFDLSRTSCTNSLSLNHQVDIAGPMLTATNFSEKSHPSSPYFSRSSGSCKSMSLASEGGNAASDVYGNGNSSRGRRNATSLLNVVLDNSPTASTSRRALEGRIFKTSQEQKQNKLEVDFLTTTAALPYCSGILSHNEENCTQQEGTCLEGQDLNVTAASVADQEMALETDNLSSPIAILNQENYSGTEPFTQFPSYALDQHGEQASAPNALFHGKLCYGSNVKRGRIYKSYDPKGHLLPGAAISMPVFERFDVPGQFDSPIIGKRSFESLHDSCQLGTISSGPPNKYNTNTASSLHQLLTTMSPRKSRSVMGSFGYGSELDSFFISDDVASCSSNASSRQEINETPLTPSVEKYSLQKISSRCGSGSEHMDSIPELKIFRIDEDNSILEEDEYQDMAPGSVDVNYSCQRSSERTALQDITGLCQNNGNSPSLSMRCMDKDKGNSIGLSAESVSRELTHHSNIKNDSIKRKYNHPTSVKREGKASRSLHGRLGTTEIISSTNGRHRSEANVDKQGTAELKSRNGRHRSEANVDRQSKPSNIVSNVTSFVPLVKQKLQSTTVCVKKDVKVKALKAAEAAKRLEEKKQKEQEKRKAAAKAERERLKQEKELKQKLEEEQKKKREVDAAAKKRQREEGEKRETMKKRKCMDEARKQQKQPMDKQRGMKDEKDARQKASDNMEPRKNLVDVGKSQVKSDEATEHALRYKANESKDEKGVAVDDRNASFGSDAKENILNSLEESYTMTPYKDSDDEDDDDYDEHEQEARRRRKFVPSWARKENLDNILLSNKTLDPREIFARKLSFNIPEVLSAPVPQRGLR, encoded by the exons ATGGAGAACCTCTTCATGCAGGTCTTCGAGCGCCGGGACTGGGTCACCGGGCAGATGCGCCAGCAGGTCGATTCCCACGCCGAGTCCCTCGcctgcgccttcctcgccgccggccaccgccccCCGCCGTGGCTCCTCCCCTCCTGCGCCGCCGGTCCGCAAG AGCTAAATGGTAAACCAATTGTTCCGGGGTTACTTTTCGCTGGAAGCCAGATTACTACACCAGCAACCAACAGAACTGTCTTTCAGCCACCAGCTGTGCCTAGTATTTCACTCAGAAATGTGGTGGTTCCAGATGGATATGCTGGTCTAGACACTATTTGTGACACCATGGATACTAACCAACATGAAGTGCCTCAGCAAAAACAGGTTTCAGTTGACCAGGAGATTGTTGAGGCTAATTCTGATGTCAACATGTTCTCTGTGGTAAAGCGTTCCAGGTCAAGGCAGCGGCATATTGAAGATCGCTCGCGTGAGAAGGGTCAAGCTACAAATAGTGGAACCAGTGATGTTATGCAAGACAGGATGCAGAGGTCTGAACTTGCAACTGCAGGTTCGAACGAAACAACTGCATCATTATCCTCCAAACCATGTGGTGATGGTGAAAACAATGCTGGAACAATGGCCTCTTTGCCAGGTCAGGAGAAAGGTTTTTATGCCAACCAGGATAGATCAACTGAATTCGTCAAGTGCAGTAAAGATGGTGATCTTGGAAATCAAGGAGTTCAGTTAGATTGTTCTCAAAACCAGATTGTCAGTTATGATAATAATGTCAAGGTTTCTGTTAGAAGTTCTTTTGAAGTGCAAGTTACAAGCAGTGTGTGCCATGCACTCCCTGAAACTTATCTGTCGGTTGAGCCAAAAAAACTTCAATTTGATGGTGTTGAATCAGTTTGCATGAATTCTGCAAGTGAACAGACGATGCAGCAACCAGTATGTGCTCTGGAAGGTGCCAATCTTGATCTTGCTGAGGCACATCCCTTAAACGAAGACCCATCTTCTACCAGCTATTCTCAAGTTCCTCGTTCTACGGGCAGATTATTGCTTGATGGTGTGGAATCAGGATATTTGAACCCTGACAGTGCACCAGTGAAGCAGCAGCAGAAAAGTGCTTTGGAATGTGCCATTCTTGATCTTACTGGCGTGCATTCCGGAAAGGAGGACCAATCTCCGACCACTTTACTTGAAGTACCTAATCCTACCGGCATACTATTGGTTGAAAGGGATACACTGCACACTGCAGAAGATACTGAAAGACTAACGAGACCTGACAGTTCTTCACATCGGATCATCACTCGGAGTTCTGTGTCTTTTGAACAACAGTGCTCTGATTCTCATGTTTCACATCCTCCATACAGTGAAACTTTGCAGTCACCTACCCAACTAGGTGATACTATTTTTGGGGCTCCTGCATCATCACAAATATTGCCGGACAGTCTGTTAGAGGAGGCCGACAGTGAGGACCTCTCACATTCACCTGTAATTGAGGTGGATAACCAATGCTCCCAATTGGAGTCCACTGAATGTCCAGAGCAGCTTCAACTTCAGACTGTAGAAGATACTGAAAGAATAATGAGACCTGACAGTTCTTCAGATCAGATCATCACTCGGAGTTCTGTGTCTTCCGAACAACAGTTCTCTGATTCCCATGTTTCACATCCTCCATACAGTGATACTTTGCAGTCACCTACCCCACTAGCTGATACTAGTTTTGGGGTTCCTGCATCATCACAAATATTGCCGGACAGTCTGTTAGAGGAGGCCGACAGTGAGGACCTCTCACATTCACCTGTAAATGATGTGGATAACGAATGCTCCCACTTGGAGTCCGCTGAATGTCCAGAGCAGGTTCAATCTCAGACTATAGAAGATACTGAAAGAATGACGAGACCTGACAGTTCTTCAGATCGGATCATCACTCGGAGTTCTGTGTCTTTCGAACAACAGTGCTCTGATTCTCATGTTTCACATCCTCCATACAGTGAAACTCTGCAGTCACCTACCCAACTAGCTGATACTAGTTTTGGGGTTCATGCGTCATCACAAATATTGCTGGGCAGTCTGTTAGAGAAGGCCGATAGTGAGGACCTCTCACATTTACCTGTAAATGATGTGGATAACCACGGCTCCCAATTGGAGTCTGCTGAATGCCCTGAGCAGCTTCAACCTCAGACTAGTCCTTTGGGTGACGCTTATAAAACAAGCCTCTCTCCTTATGAAATACAAAGTAATGACACACATTCCAATGGTTGTGCTGTTGTAAATGTCTCTGTATCTGAAGAAAATCACTTATCTCAGGAGCAACATTTGTTGGCCAGAACATCTTTAGAATTCAAGGAGACCGATGTGGAGACTCCCTTTGGCCATGCTTCCCCAGTCACACAAAACGAGACACTCAATGTGAAGGCAGCATATGATGGGGTCAACTGCCGTTCAGGAAAGTTGGATGATGTTCAGGTAAAATTGTCAGCTTTGACCAAAGCATGCAACATTTCTGTCAGCAACAAAAAAGACGAGTGTGCAGTGCCAGAAGTTATGAGCAGTGCTTCAGCTAGGAGAACCGGCGAAATGCACTCAACTGAAAGGAACAGTATGACTTCGGCCGAAGATCTGCAACAAAATG GAACAGAACAAAAGACCTCTTTTCTTGAGAATGCTGTTAAAGAAAATGTTAATTCATGTACAGCAGAAAACGATAAACGGAAATTTTCACAACCTTCTGTTCAGTACCTCTTACGTAGTGCAGCATCACATGAGAAAATTAATCTGCTCAAGTCAGACAGAAGCAGTGCTGCTTGTGACCAGAAGAGGTCTGTTCAAGATGGAGTTAAAGGAAATGATAGTTTGTCATCTAAAAGGAGAAGAATAAGGCGCCGATCAGACTTTGACCTTTCCAGGACATCTTGCACAAATTCATTGTCTCTGAACCACCAAGTTGACATTGCTGGTCCTATGTTGACTGCGACAAATTTCTCAGAGAAATCCCATCCTTCGAGTCCTTACTTCTCAAGGAGTTCAGGATCCTGCAAGAGCATGTCTCTGGCATCAGAGGGGGGAAATGCTGCAAGTGATGTTTATGGAAATGGGAATTCTTCACGGGGAAGAAGAAACGCAACTAGCCTATTAAATGTTGTCCTTGATAACTCTCCTACTGCAAGCACCAGCAGGAGAGCATTGGAGGGAAGGATCTTCAAAACTTCTCAAGAACAGAAACAAAATAAGTTGGAAGTTGACTTTCTGACAACGACTGCTGCTTTGCCTTATTGCTCTGGCATCCTATCTCATAACGAGGAAAACTGCACACAACAG GAAGGTACTTGCTTAGAAGGTCAAGACCTAAATGTCACTGCTGCAAGTGTGGCAGACCAGGAAATGGCTCTTGAGACGGATAACTTATCATCTCCAATTGCAATATTAAATCAAGAAAATTATTCTGGAACGGAACCATTTACTCAATTCCCAAGTTATGCTTTAGATCAACATGGTGAACAAGCATCTGCTCCGAATGCACTGTTTCATGGGAAATTATGTTATGGATCCAATGTTAAACGTGGTAGGATATATAAAAGTTATGATCCAAAGGGACATTTGCTGCCTGGTGCTGCTATTTCAATGCCAGTATTCGAGAGATTTGATGTTCCTGGCCAATTTGACAGCCCAATTATCGGAAAAAGGTCATTTGAGTCCCTTCACGATTCTTGCCAATTAGGCACCATCAGCTCAGGTCCTCCAAACAAGTATAATACCAACACAGCGAGTAGTTTGCATCAGCTATTGACAACTATGTCACCAAGAAAAAGTCGCAGCGTTATGGGCTCTTTTGGATATGGATCGGAACTTGATTCGTTTTTCATTTCTGATGACGTAGCCTCGTGCTCTTCAAATGCTAGCAGCAGACAAGAGATTAATGAAACTCCGTTGACTCCGTCAGTTGAAAAATATAGCCTCCAGAAAATTTCATCAAGATGTGGATCTGGTTCAGAACATATGGATTCTATTCCTGAACTTAAAATCTTCCGAATTGATGAAGATAACAGTATTCTGGAAGAAGATGAGTACCAAGACATGGCTCCTGGATCTGTGGATGTGAATTACTCATGCCAGCGGTCCTCTGAGAGAACAGCACTTCAGGATATTACCGGATTATGTCAAAACAATGGAAATTCTCCATCTCTTTCGATGAGATGCATGGATAAAGATAAAGGTAACAGCATAGGCTTGAGTGCAGAATCTGTCAGTCGTGAGCTCACTCATCATTCAAATATAAAAAATGATAGCATTAAGAGAAAATACAATCACCCTACTTCAGTTAAGAGAGAAGGGAAAGCATCCCGTTCTCTTCATGGCAGATTAGGTACGACAGAAATAATCAGTAGCACAAATGGAAGACACAGGAGTGAAGCAAATGTTGACAAACAAGGCACGGCAGAACTAAAGAGCAGAAATGGAAGACACAGGAGTGAAGCCAATGTTGATAGACAATCTAAGCCTAGCAATATTGTTTCCAATGTGACATCTTTTGTACCTCTTGTAAAACAAAAGTTGCAATCTACAACAGTGTGCG TTAAAAAAGATGTTAAGGTGAAGGCTCTTAAGGCAGCTGAAGCTGCAAAACGTCTTGAAGAGAAGAAACAAAAAGAGCAAGAAAAACGCAAAGCGGCTGCAAAAGCAGAGCGTGAAAGACTGAAGCAAGAGAAGGAATTAAAACAAAAACTTGAAGAGGAGCAAAAGAAAAAACGAGAAGTTGATGCGGCCGCTAAGAAGCGGCAGAGGGAAGAAGGAGAAAAGCGGGAaacaatgaaaaaaagaaaatgcatGGATGAAGCTCGAAAGCAACAGAAGCAGCCTATGGATAAACAACGAGGCATGAAGGATGAGAAAGATGCTCGTCAAAAAGCTTCT GATAATATGGAGCCAAGGAAGAATTTGGTTGATGTAGGCAAAAGCCAAGTTAAATCTGACGAGGCTACTGAACATGCCCTTCGATACAAGGCCAATGAAAGTAAGGATGAGAAAGGTGTTGCAGTAGATGACAGGAATGCAAGTTTTGGATCTGATGCTAAGGAAAATATCCTGAACAGTCTTGAGGAG